TTTCTGAAAACTTTGATTCAGAGGGAAAACTTTTTTCTCGTTATATACTGGTATTGATTTTTTGGCTTTTTTTATGTATTTTGTTTTGTATTTTTTTCCCAGGCAAACCATCAGAAAGTGTTTCTAACATTGGTTTTTCGGTCTGGGTTCTTGGATTTGCATGGCATAGAATCTATCTAGACAAAAAACTTTATGATACCCATTCAAGTTTACAAACAAAAAGTAATACAAACAAATATAAAAAGTCCCATTTAGCAGACCAAAAATTAAATGAACTAGGAAAACATTTAGAAAATTTACTAAACAACAAAGAATTAATTTTAGATGAAAACTTAAACCTCGCTAAAATTTCAAAAATCCTCGGGCTAACATCTCACACAACTTCACAAGTTTGTAATCGTTACTTTGATCAAAGTTTAATTGAAATTATTAGAAACAAAAGAATTGAATTTGCAAAAAAGATTCTGATAGAATCAGATACTCCCGTACTTCGGGTTGGTTTTGACGTTGGATTCAATTCAAAAAATGCATTCATTCGAGCATTTAAAGAAATTACCAAGGTAACTCCTTCCGAATATCGCAAAAAATACAAACCTTAGTCAAAAGTATCATAAATCAAAAAGTTTTCTTTTGACTAAAGGTTCAATCATACGTTGTTAATTAGTAATACTTTTTACTTCTTTTAAACTTAGTGCAATAAGAAATGAAACTGTACATGAAATCATTCCAAATGCAAAGACTCCTGCATAACCAAAATGATTAGCAACAAGCCCAGAAAGTGGACCAGTCACACCTAAGGCAAGATCAAAAAAAGCAACATATGCACCAAGGGCAACACCTCGAAATTGTGGTTCCATGTTTTTAACAGCTTCTACACCAAATGCTGGAAACACTAACGAGTAACCAAATCCAGTCAGTGCTGCTCCCAAAAATGCAAAAGAAGGATGATTCGTTTGCCACATCAATCCTTGTCCTAAAATGGCAACACCGGAAAAGATCATTGCAATTTTTTTACCACCATACTGATCTACAGTTTGCGCAAAAAAGATTCGAGAAAGAACATAGGCTGCTCCAAAAATCGCCATCACCCACTGTGCATTTTCCCATCCTCTTTCCTTAAAGAGAAGTGAACTAAATCCAGCAATCCCCGCAAAACAAACC
This genomic stretch from Leptospira harrisiae harbors:
- a CDS encoding helix-turn-helix domain-containing protein → MIGSILLGAGFMQSVFLGIYFYRREKTGKQFSRRLGYFFFFLSLITVCNLVYFSGNLNDFPHLIKTGYFLGFCIAPFFSFAVTRYFGIPKENQIWFGFFLIVPTLFFLVHIPFFLLSGEDKILSLKKVSQNEFLSESNLFQMLTLCFSLLVFFRTYFRFQSVLGEFSENFDSEGKLFSRYILVLIFWLFLCILFCIFFPGKPSESVSNIGFSVWVLGFAWHRIYLDKKLYDTHSSLQTKSNTNKYKKSHLADQKLNELGKHLENLLNNKELILDENLNLAKISKILGLTSHTTSQVCNRYFDQSLIEIIRNKRIEFAKKILIESDTPVLRVGFDVGFNSKNAFIRAFKEITKVTPSEYRKKYKP